From Shewanella psychrophila, a single genomic window includes:
- a CDS encoding TonB-dependent receptor, whose translation MYRKYLTPIALGMTLATISDCTLAEDSDHEVIIIQSTKQDVPLGHVDNSVSVKTGEELEKAGIFAVKDLEKVFPGLVIQTRGNRTYANTTIRGMSSPDYYSPTVSIYVDGILQDSAFLTQQLQNVEQVELLRGPQGTLYGGNAQGGIISIITKKATDQAKASAGVTYSNQSRQLNGSAAIALSDSTYADLVIRSLTDEGNITHVPTNTEKANETKELSGVARLHFIAEDSPLSMTLSVSADDLDSNEEWYLTQTEFDNKKTSQTIPELKRQVNTYSVNIGYDLGNVTLTSITAYQNRDVDRQFIGGDWEEDQNTLSQELLVNTRFNESLSALFGGYFESRQLDVGTESGAKNTIKSDTYAMFGQTTYGVTDTLDLTLGLRASHLSTSSDFDGNPLWMIAGYNEEKSESMLSPKVAIGWQVNEDSRVFASLTSGYRPGGFSPVPRSYGDKDGYDAEKSLNGELGWRTSLVENTLVVSGALYWIETKDIQLYTGVPGSQILNNLGEAKSHGLELELAFYPTTDLTLTLGGTQGKSTFESGNAGLQGNTLPYAPDTTAIAGIEYFLPQSLLDGEVSLITNARYTSSLFFDERNTSSQSGYTLVDFAVNYAFNDKLSFRLFSNNLTDVEYKTYSFSMGGPALSNYGTDREVGLNVKMEW comes from the coding sequence ATGTACAGGAAATACCTCACCCCAATCGCCTTGGGAATGACTTTGGCAACAATAAGTGACTGTACGCTTGCAGAAGATAGCGATCATGAAGTAATTATCATTCAGTCCACCAAGCAAGATGTGCCATTGGGGCACGTGGACAATTCGGTTAGCGTTAAAACAGGCGAAGAACTTGAAAAAGCCGGCATCTTTGCGGTTAAAGATCTGGAGAAAGTATTCCCAGGTTTAGTGATCCAAACTCGTGGTAACAGAACCTACGCCAACACCACTATTCGTGGAATGAGTTCACCGGACTACTATTCTCCGACGGTTAGCATCTATGTCGATGGCATTTTGCAAGACAGTGCCTTCCTCACACAACAACTACAAAATGTTGAGCAGGTTGAATTACTCAGAGGCCCACAGGGAACCTTGTACGGCGGTAATGCACAAGGTGGTATTATTAGCATTATCACTAAAAAAGCAACCGACCAAGCCAAAGCGTCCGCAGGTGTGACTTACAGCAACCAGAGTCGTCAGCTTAACGGATCGGCAGCAATTGCACTCAGCGACTCCACTTATGCAGATTTGGTTATCCGCTCTTTAACCGATGAAGGCAATATCACCCATGTTCCAACCAACACAGAAAAAGCAAACGAAACCAAAGAGCTCAGTGGCGTTGCTCGCCTTCACTTCATAGCGGAAGATTCACCTCTGAGCATGACTCTCTCTGTTTCGGCAGATGACTTGGACAGTAATGAAGAGTGGTACCTCACTCAGACTGAATTCGATAACAAAAAAACTAGCCAGACTATTCCTGAGCTAAAACGTCAAGTAAATACCTATTCAGTTAACATTGGCTATGACCTAGGCAACGTGACACTCACCAGTATTACAGCATACCAAAATCGAGATGTCGATCGTCAATTTATTGGAGGGGATTGGGAAGAAGATCAAAACACATTGAGTCAAGAGCTACTGGTGAATACCCGCTTTAATGAATCACTGTCAGCATTGTTCGGCGGCTACTTTGAAAGCCGTCAGTTAGATGTAGGTACTGAATCTGGCGCCAAAAACACGATCAAGAGCGATACTTACGCAATGTTCGGTCAAACCACTTACGGGGTAACTGACACACTGGATTTGACCCTTGGCCTACGCGCTTCTCATTTATCTACCAGCTCTGACTTTGATGGTAATCCTTTATGGATGATTGCTGGCTACAATGAAGAGAAATCTGAAAGTATGCTTTCTCCAAAAGTCGCCATTGGTTGGCAAGTAAATGAAGACTCCAGAGTATTCGCTTCTTTAACCAGTGGTTACCGCCCAGGAGGATTCAGCCCCGTCCCTCGAAGTTATGGTGATAAAGACGGCTATGATGCTGAAAAATCACTGAATGGAGAGCTAGGTTGGCGTACTTCTTTGGTCGAAAATACCCTCGTTGTGAGCGGTGCACTTTATTGGATCGAAACCAAAGATATTCAACTTTATACCGGTGTACCAGGCAGTCAAATACTTAACAACTTGGGTGAGGCTAAGAGCCATGGACTAGAGCTTGAGCTGGCTTTCTACCCAACCACAGACCTGACACTGACACTGGGAGGCACACAAGGAAAGTCGACATTTGAGTCAGGTAATGCAGGTCTTCAAGGCAACACACTGCCATATGCGCCTGATACGACAGCAATCGCAGGTATTGAGTACTTCTTGCCACAATCATTGCTTGATGGAGAAGTGTCGCTGATAACCAACGCACGTTACACTTCAAGCTTGTTCTTCGACGAGCGAAACACCTCGTCCCAGTCAGGCTACACCTTGGTAGACTTCGCCGTTAATTACGCGTTCAACGACAAGCTCTCCTTCCGTTTGTTCAGCAATAATCTAACGGATGTAGAATACAAAACCTACTCCTTCTCTATGGGTGGACCAGCGTTAAGTAACTATGGCACCGACAGAGAAGTGGGCCTGAACGTGAAGATGGAGTGGTAA
- a CDS encoding MFS transporter codes for MESTIRNAPGFGLTSLLSVMAGVYTIQSLIGMFTLQGLPAVLRSEGLSTSQIGLFYIAMLPWALKFLWSPYIESLRKQGRTLKNHGYLILFAQVMMLVVLGILALTSALHQITLIFACVLVLALLSTFADISTDGLAVDQLLKSQRRVGNVMQVGGAYLGAIFGGGVFIYLTGTMSWQIAIFVLMGLVVIMSLPTLKLLSKNTTQSGVSDGHIPSLKSAFLNPKIRQGLLLIALCQLGTRGVLSMMMPFLYDRGINLENLGLLTAGGGAITGFVGIVFSGWIIKHISAIKMVTYCLLAEMIAYTGFFFYSAELIHLSYGLEVLFVMNGVIFAAKFVALYTLMMEWSYGKQAGVDFSCFQSMDMIVAIVMAVLCGWIIANFGYEVHYTMAIIATCLAALTLHQSPRTRDQRSFNMSIFNAQEKK; via the coding sequence ATGGAGTCCACTATCCGCAATGCTCCGGGCTTCGGACTCACATCACTGCTAAGCGTGATGGCAGGGGTTTATACCATCCAAAGCTTGATCGGTATGTTCACACTGCAGGGCCTCCCTGCAGTACTGCGATCAGAAGGTCTTTCTACCTCCCAAATTGGTCTTTTTTATATCGCCATGCTGCCGTGGGCATTGAAGTTTCTTTGGTCACCCTATATAGAGTCATTGAGGAAGCAAGGTCGCACACTCAAAAATCACGGTTACCTCATCCTGTTTGCTCAAGTGATGATGCTTGTCGTACTTGGGATCTTGGCACTCACTTCTGCCCTGCACCAGATCACGCTAATTTTTGCCTGCGTGCTAGTACTAGCACTGCTATCGACCTTTGCTGATATCAGCACCGATGGACTGGCTGTGGATCAGTTGCTCAAGTCACAAAGAAGAGTCGGTAACGTCATGCAAGTGGGGGGCGCCTATTTGGGTGCCATTTTTGGAGGGGGGGTGTTCATCTACCTAACAGGAACCATGAGTTGGCAAATCGCCATATTTGTTCTGATGGGACTCGTGGTGATCATGTCATTGCCTACTTTAAAGTTGCTCAGCAAAAACACGACACAATCTGGCGTAAGTGATGGCCATATACCCTCTCTTAAAAGTGCTTTTTTAAACCCCAAAATAAGACAAGGTTTACTACTGATAGCCCTGTGCCAATTGGGGACGCGCGGCGTGTTATCTATGATGATGCCTTTCCTGTACGACAGAGGCATTAATCTGGAAAATCTGGGGTTACTCACCGCTGGCGGTGGCGCCATCACTGGATTTGTCGGGATAGTCTTCAGCGGATGGATAATTAAACATATCAGCGCAATCAAGATGGTGACTTACTGCTTATTAGCAGAAATGATTGCCTATACTGGATTCTTTTTCTACTCCGCCGAGTTAATCCACTTATCATATGGACTGGAGGTCCTTTTTGTCATGAATGGCGTCATCTTTGCGGCCAAGTTTGTTGCCTTGTATACGCTGATGATGGAATGGTCCTACGGCAAGCAAGCTGGTGTTGATTTCTCCTGTTTCCAGTCCATGGACATGATAGTGGCCATCGTAATGGCCGTATTGTGCGGCTGGATTATTGCCAACTTTGGATACGAGGTCCATTACACCATGGCCATCATAGCGACGTGTTTGGCGGCGCTTACATTACATCAATCCCCTCGTACCCGCGATCAACGATCTTTTAATATGAGCATTTTCAATGCCCAAGAAAAAAAATAA